A part of Maridesulfovibrio hydrothermalis AM13 = DSM 14728 genomic DNA contains:
- a CDS encoding SurA N-terminal domain-containing protein codes for MKKILIALLLSSFLIGGCKNKNEEPGIIARVNGKPVYLTQLDYKYDLMHDGSEGFVPSVKQVRDEYGQILGDIIVQELVSQELEQRDIPVSDKEMKEAEDEVRSDYPDDAFEQILIEEYIDLNAWRSQLKYQIAMDKFYQQILRPEIKIDYKEAEEYYRTHLSDFYIPAGSSFVMVKGLSKDLVLKGVELYRKGLSPAAISGKLRKVSVREIWIRNDQVPASWKPFVKDLDPGKATPVINQQKEVICLILKEKKEATLLTPLQAYPMVEKVLLERKLKDKFELWLKNKLQNSTIKISKELLPEVKKNALEPEKKVNAQVN; via the coding sequence ATGAAAAAAATACTCATTGCATTGCTGCTTAGTTCATTTCTGATTGGCGGATGTAAGAATAAAAATGAAGAGCCGGGAATTATTGCCAGAGTTAATGGCAAACCTGTTTATCTTACACAGCTGGATTATAAATACGACCTCATGCATGACGGCAGTGAAGGATTTGTTCCTTCGGTTAAACAGGTCAGAGATGAATATGGACAGATTCTCGGCGATATAATTGTTCAGGAACTTGTCTCGCAAGAGCTTGAACAGCGCGATATTCCGGTTTCTGATAAGGAAATGAAAGAAGCGGAAGATGAAGTTCGCTCTGATTATCCCGACGATGCTTTTGAACAGATTTTAATTGAAGAGTATATTGACTTGAATGCATGGCGTTCTCAGCTCAAGTATCAGATAGCAATGGATAAGTTTTATCAACAGATTTTGCGCCCTGAGATCAAGATCGATTACAAAGAAGCGGAAGAATATTATAGAACTCATCTGTCAGATTTTTACATTCCGGCCGGTTCCAGCTTTGTAATGGTCAAAGGGCTTAGCAAGGATTTGGTGCTGAAAGGTGTTGAGCTATACCGTAAAGGTTTAAGTCCTGCTGCAATTTCCGGAAAACTCAGAAAGGTTTCAGTTCGCGAAATCTGGATTAGAAATGATCAGGTTCCTGCAAGTTGGAAACCATTTGTTAAAGACCTTGATCCCGGAAAGGCAACGCCCGTGATAAATCAGCAAAAAGAAGTTATCTGCCTTATATTAAAAGAGAAAAAAGAAGCAACTTTGCTTACGCCCTTACAGGCATATCCTATGGTCGAGAAGGTTTTACTCGAACGTAAGCTTAAAGATAAATTTGAACTTTGGTTAAAAAATAAGTTGCAAAACTCAACCATTAAAATCAGCAAAGAGTTACTTCCGGAAGTTAAAAAAAACGCTCTTGAACCGGAAAAAAAAGTTAATGCTCAGGTTAATTAA
- a CDS encoding SurA N-terminal domain-containing protein, whose protein sequence is MGDFQLKRTIAGILIAMICLSASFASAGEKVVDGIVAVVNGDIVTMYELRSKMAPIMKQFNSESITAVEAEQIKKIRKQILERMINEMIIDQEAKKLGVNVSQQDIDNEVKRIKESSKLSDEEFERQLTLQKTNLKDFKAKIGQDIRKHRLLSYKIKNKVVVTDEEIKAAWNSTRTAEEKKAKSVHLKLILFPADASADSVREQIISGEISFEEAADKYTVGPGGGSGGDLGVLDWGDLATTWHDALSGLEPGGVSAPFEVQSSKALLKLDSFVSTEEASFEDSKDEIYEKLYSKKQDDLFADYMKKLKENAVIEFK, encoded by the coding sequence ATGGGAGATTTTCAATTGAAGCGTACTATTGCAGGGATTTTGATCGCAATGATCTGTCTTTCCGCATCTTTTGCATCTGCTGGCGAAAAAGTTGTTGATGGCATTGTTGCTGTCGTTAACGGCGATATTGTGACTATGTATGAGCTGAGAAGTAAAATGGCTCCTATTATGAAACAATTCAACAGTGAATCCATTACTGCCGTTGAAGCTGAGCAGATTAAAAAAATCAGAAAACAAATTCTTGAGCGTATGATCAATGAAATGATTATCGATCAAGAAGCCAAAAAACTTGGCGTAAATGTTTCTCAGCAAGATATCGATAATGAGGTTAAAAGAATTAAGGAATCCAGTAAATTAAGCGATGAAGAATTTGAACGTCAGCTGACTTTGCAGAAAACAAACCTTAAGGATTTTAAAGCAAAAATCGGTCAGGATATCCGCAAACACAGACTGCTTTCCTATAAAATCAAAAATAAAGTTGTTGTAACAGACGAAGAAATTAAAGCCGCCTGGAACAGCACCCGTACTGCTGAAGAGAAGAAAGCTAAAAGTGTTCATCTTAAACTGATACTTTTTCCAGCGGATGCATCAGCTGACAGTGTGAGAGAACAAATTATTTCAGGTGAAATAAGCTTTGAAGAAGCTGCAGATAAATATACAGTCGGTCCCGGAGGGGGAAGCGGCGGTGATTTAGGTGTACTGGACTGGGGCGATCTTGCTACAACATGGCATGACGCTCTTAGCGGGCTTGAACCGGGAGGAGTCAGTGCTCCTTTTGAAGTACAGTCGTCCAAGGCTTTGCTTAAACTGGATTCATTTGTAAGCACTGAAGAAGCTTCTTTTGAAGACAGTAAAGATGAAATCTATGAAAAGCTTTACAGCAAAAAACAAGATGATCTTTTTGCTGACTATATGAAAAAGCTTAAAGAAAATGCTGTTATTGAATTTAAATAG
- the mfd gene encoding transcription-repair coupling factor: MSLPSQLAAFANGSGSNIRIFKSGHGTQAFTAHNLHSRGQSVVMVAPGAREYSELKSLITLFSRNNPPVKGKVIPAWERDWVFLPPYLCKSPAASEWAERWSALHALTRGGRQSVLMTADNLLPKWPSPAVLENNYLVLSKGEEMDPEMLMEQAVTWGYSRTKLVSGYGEMSMRGDILDIYAPGYDLPVRLEFFGDILEEIRVFEPSSQRSKADLDEVTLLPVAPAMLTEGYVEAADSLWAQLKMTGEISAEGYTQLTEKIGNADGMIWPGLFYPESVDLKSFLPEQSVYVLSSASNLRSKLQDQEFGWKTYLHDKSAHSGCKWPIHTICWNEEKARSVWRDERQIVFEDLVIGREKDGADLPERAISSFTDIFWKPEQMKRPWAALVAALKEWNTERFQTVLSFRTERSRKKFLSLIEPEQLSISTEYSSLNRGIYALVSPLKHGMELEWNQTVILGEDVIQPEATRGTRSRDKAFEGMTSYEDLLLEDLLVHRDYGLSRFGGLHHMNVGDVTNDYLLLFFNSDDKLYVPVDRLNLVQKFKGPEGSCPVLDKLGGSRWSKTREKARKAIEKIAGELVEMYAYRKIAKGYAYGPLDEMYWEFESTFGFEETPDQEKAIQDVFRDMESPEPMDRLVCGDVGFGKTEVALRAAFRAVLDGKQVVLLCPTTVLAEQHYQTFMQRMEGFAVTVGMLSRFVTKTRQKRVLEQLASGELDILIGTHRVLSKDVDAPNLGLLILDEEQRFGVRHKERIKEMRKNIDALTLTATPIPRTLQLSLSGVRSLSTIETPPVDRKPVETALVERDEAMLASVVKRELERGGQIFWVHNRVQGLERVVEFVKKLAPDAQVGMAHGQMSEKNLEETIHKFWHKELDILVATAIIESGLDFPNANTLIVDQAQMFGLGQLYQLRGRVGRSKRQAYAYFVVSSLDSLSEKAKRRMQIILQLDYLGAGFKVAMEDLRLRGAGNILGEVQSGQMAKVGLDLFLEMLDEEVRRIKGDDSAKISDPEMNFVFKAHLPEDFVPDARERLRYYRALSSADTEAKIEELGAEIKDRFGHFPEEVENFISVLYLKRTLARLGVVRADLFPTRVILTWDEKNNPVDPVKLISWIGEQGEKAKLKPPVSLEIRFDQNGGIARGLEEICKKLEPLV; encoded by the coding sequence TTGTCTTTACCCTCCCAGCTTGCTGCTTTTGCCAATGGAAGCGGCAGCAATATACGAATTTTCAAAAGTGGACACGGAACTCAGGCTTTTACTGCTCATAACCTGCATTCCCGGGGTCAGTCTGTTGTTATGGTTGCCCCCGGCGCCCGTGAATATTCAGAACTGAAATCTTTAATTACTCTTTTCAGTCGTAACAACCCCCCTGTAAAGGGCAAAGTTATTCCGGCATGGGAGCGGGATTGGGTTTTTCTGCCACCTTATTTATGCAAGTCACCAGCAGCATCAGAGTGGGCTGAACGCTGGAGTGCTTTGCACGCTCTTACTCGTGGTGGCAGGCAGTCTGTGCTTATGACTGCCGATAATCTGCTGCCCAAGTGGCCTTCTCCTGCCGTTCTGGAAAACAACTATCTTGTCCTTTCCAAGGGAGAGGAGATGGACCCCGAGATGCTCATGGAGCAGGCTGTGACATGGGGATATTCCAGAACAAAGCTTGTTTCCGGTTATGGCGAGATGTCCATGCGCGGTGATATTCTTGATATTTATGCACCCGGATATGACCTGCCTGTCAGACTTGAGTTTTTTGGTGATATCCTTGAGGAAATCCGCGTGTTTGAACCCTCGTCTCAGCGTTCAAAAGCTGATCTGGATGAAGTTACCCTCCTTCCTGTTGCTCCGGCGATGCTTACTGAGGGGTACGTTGAAGCCGCTGATTCATTGTGGGCGCAGCTTAAAATGACCGGCGAGATTTCGGCAGAAGGATATACTCAGCTGACAGAAAAGATAGGCAATGCTGACGGCATGATCTGGCCCGGTCTTTTTTATCCTGAATCTGTTGATCTGAAATCGTTTTTACCTGAGCAATCCGTTTACGTACTGTCCTCTGCATCAAATCTTCGTTCGAAGCTGCAAGATCAAGAGTTTGGCTGGAAAACTTATCTTCATGACAAGTCAGCTCATTCCGGCTGCAAGTGGCCCATACATACAATCTGCTGGAATGAGGAAAAAGCCCGTTCTGTCTGGCGCGATGAAAGGCAGATAGTTTTCGAAGATTTAGTAATCGGGCGGGAGAAAGACGGAGCCGATCTTCCTGAAAGAGCAATTTCGTCTTTTACAGATATTTTTTGGAAACCGGAGCAGATGAAACGACCTTGGGCGGCTCTTGTTGCAGCTCTTAAAGAATGGAATACTGAAAGGTTTCAGACTGTTTTAAGTTTTCGCACTGAAAGGTCGCGCAAGAAATTTTTATCTCTTATAGAACCGGAACAGCTTTCCATTTCAACAGAATATTCATCACTTAACAGGGGGATTTATGCCCTTGTTTCACCGCTTAAGCATGGCATGGAGCTGGAGTGGAACCAGACTGTCATTCTAGGTGAGGATGTAATCCAGCCGGAGGCAACAAGAGGAACCCGCAGCCGGGACAAAGCTTTTGAAGGTATGACCAGCTATGAAGATCTGCTGCTGGAAGACCTGCTGGTTCATCGCGATTATGGACTGTCCCGCTTCGGTGGACTGCATCATATGAATGTAGGTGATGTTACCAATGATTATCTTCTGCTTTTCTTTAACTCAGACGATAAGCTCTATGTTCCAGTAGACCGTCTTAATTTGGTTCAAAAGTTTAAAGGTCCGGAAGGCTCATGCCCTGTTCTGGATAAACTCGGCGGTAGCCGCTGGTCCAAAACACGCGAAAAAGCCCGCAAGGCCATTGAAAAAATAGCTGGTGAGCTGGTTGAAATGTACGCCTATCGTAAGATTGCGAAAGGCTATGCCTACGGTCCTCTCGATGAAATGTACTGGGAATTTGAAAGCACATTCGGTTTTGAGGAGACACCGGATCAGGAAAAAGCCATTCAGGATGTATTCCGAGATATGGAAAGCCCTGAACCCATGGATCGACTGGTTTGCGGTGATGTGGGCTTCGGTAAAACCGAGGTAGCCCTGCGCGCCGCTTTCAGAGCTGTGCTTGATGGAAAACAGGTTGTTTTACTGTGTCCCACAACCGTTCTTGCCGAGCAGCATTATCAGACTTTTATGCAGCGCATGGAAGGTTTTGCCGTTACCGTTGGAATGCTCAGCCGTTTTGTGACCAAAACCAGACAGAAGCGCGTTCTTGAACAGCTGGCCTCCGGCGAACTGGATATTTTAATTGGCACACATCGTGTACTTTCCAAAGATGTAGATGCACCGAATCTGGGTTTACTCATTCTGGATGAAGAGCAGCGGTTTGGTGTGCGTCACAAAGAGCGTATCAAAGAGATGCGTAAAAATATTGATGCGTTAACTTTAACAGCAACTCCTATTCCCAGAACTTTGCAGCTGTCTCTTTCCGGCGTGCGTAGCTTAAGCACTATTGAAACTCCTCCTGTTGATCGCAAACCTGTTGAAACAGCCCTTGTCGAGCGTGATGAAGCTATGCTTGCTTCTGTTGTTAAACGTGAATTAGAACGGGGGGGACAAATTTTCTGGGTGCACAATCGTGTGCAGGGACTTGAAAGAGTTGTTGAGTTTGTTAAAAAGCTTGCTCCTGATGCGCAGGTCGGCATGGCTCATGGACAAATGTCTGAAAAGAATCTTGAAGAGACAATTCATAAATTCTGGCATAAGGAGCTTGATATTTTAGTGGCTACCGCCATTATTGAATCAGGTCTCGACTTTCCCAACGCCAATACGCTGATTGTCGATCAAGCTCAGATGTTCGGACTCGGGCAGCTTTATCAGCTTCGAGGCAGGGTAGGGCGAAGTAAGCGACAGGCTTATGCATATTTTGTTGTGTCCTCTCTGGATTCACTTTCTGAGAAAGCCAAACGGCGTATGCAGATTATTTTGCAACTTGATTATCTGGGAGCAGGATTCAAGGTCGCCATGGAAGATTTACGCCTGCGCGGGGCGGGAAATATTCTCGGCGAAGTTCAGTCCGGTCAGATGGCGAAGGTCGGCCTTGATCTATTTCTTGAAATGCTTGACGAAGAAGTACGCAGAATAAAAGGTGACGATTCTGCCAAGATCTCAGATCCGGAAATGAACTTTGTATTCAAAGCCCATTTGCCGGAAGATTTTGTGCCTGATGCAAGAGAGAGACTGCGCTACTACCGCGCGCTTTCATCTGCTGATACGGAAGCTAAAATTGAAGAGCTTGGTGCAGAAATCAAAGACCGCTTCGGCCATTTTCCAGAAGAAGTTGAAAATTTTATTTCCGTGCTTTATCTGAAACGAACTCTGGCTCGCCTTGGTGTTGTCCGTGCTGACCTGTTTCCGACAAGAGTTATTTTGACATGGGATGAAAAGAACAACCCTGTAGATCCTGTGAAATTGATCAGCTGGATCGGAGAGCAAGGAGAAAAAGCAAAACTCAAACCCCCGGTAAGCCTCGAAATCAGATTTGACCAGAATGGCGGTATTGCCCGGGGATTGGAAGAGATTTGCAAAAAACTTGAACCTTTGGTTTAA
- the glyQ gene encoding glycine--tRNA ligase subunit alpha, whose product MNFQNVILTLQDFWSDYGCCLVQPLDIEVGAGTFNPATFFRVIGPEPWKTAYVEPSRRPTDGRYGENPNRLQHYFQFQVILKPSPDDVQDIYLKSLEALGLNAAEHDIRFVEDDWESPTLGAWGLGWEVWLNGMEVTQFTYFQQVGGIDLKPVSVELTYGLERICMYLQGVESVYDLKWNDTVSYGQIYHQNEVEQSKYNFELSDSAMLLDLFDKYEAESKRLCEEGLPRPAYDYCLKCSHTFNMLDARGAISITERASYIGRVRVLASGAAKLYAEERENMNYPMLEND is encoded by the coding sequence ATGAATTTTCAGAATGTTATATTGACACTGCAGGACTTTTGGTCTGATTACGGATGTTGTCTGGTCCAGCCTCTTGATATTGAGGTCGGAGCAGGTACATTCAACCCTGCAACTTTTTTCCGGGTTATCGGACCTGAACCGTGGAAGACTGCTTATGTTGAACCGTCACGCCGTCCAACTGATGGCCGATATGGTGAAAATCCTAATCGTCTTCAGCATTACTTCCAGTTTCAGGTTATCTTGAAACCTTCTCCTGATGATGTTCAGGACATCTACCTTAAAAGCCTTGAAGCTCTTGGCCTGAACGCCGCAGAGCATGATATCCGTTTTGTTGAAGATGACTGGGAATCCCCCACACTTGGTGCATGGGGGCTTGGCTGGGAAGTATGGCTTAACGGCATGGAAGTGACCCAGTTTACTTATTTTCAGCAGGTCGGCGGAATAGACCTTAAACCGGTTTCCGTTGAACTGACTTACGGTCTTGAAAGAATCTGCATGTATTTGCAGGGTGTTGAATCTGTGTACGATCTCAAGTGGAACGATACGGTCAGCTATGGACAAATATACCATCAGAATGAAGTAGAGCAATCAAAGTACAACTTTGAACTTAGCGATTCTGCAATGCTTCTGGATCTTTTTGATAAATACGAAGCTGAAAGCAAAAGATTATGTGAAGAAGGGCTGCCCCGTCCCGCATATGACTACTGCCTGAAATGCTCCCATACGTTTAATATGCTCGATGCCCGTGGAGCTATCTCCATTACCGAGCGTGCATCATACATCGGCAGAGTTCGTGTACTCGCATCCGGAGCTGCAAAACTCTATGCAGAAG
- a CDS encoding chemotaxis protein CheW — MEEGKKVALDAELIQLVTFSIGEEEFGVNILKVQEIIRTMEITKVPRAPTFVEGVINLRGKVIPIIDLRSKFGLQCREHDQNTRIIVIEITDMIVGFVVDSVSEVLRIPASTVEPPPPVVSGLESEYISGVGKLEDRLLILLDLNRLLSSEEQEQLAQV, encoded by the coding sequence ATGGAAGAAGGTAAAAAAGTAGCACTTGATGCTGAACTTATTCAGCTGGTTACCTTCAGTATAGGTGAAGAGGAGTTCGGAGTGAATATCCTCAAGGTGCAGGAAATTATCAGAACCATGGAAATTACCAAGGTTCCTAGAGCACCTACTTTTGTTGAAGGCGTTATAAACCTTCGCGGTAAAGTTATTCCGATTATCGACCTTCGAAGTAAATTCGGCCTGCAATGCAGAGAGCATGACCAGAATACACGTATCATTGTTATTGAAATAACCGATATGATAGTAGGGTTTGTTGTGGATTCTGTTTCCGAGGTATTAAGAATCCCTGCTTCCACGGTCGAACCACCGCCGCCAGTTGTGTCCGGCCTTGAGTCTGAATACATCAGCGGTGTCGGTAAACTTGAAGACAGGCTGCTTATTCTGCTTGATCTTAACAGACTTCTTTCCAGCGAAGAGCAGGAACAGCTGGCTCAGGTTTAA
- the recO gene encoding DNA repair protein RecO produces MELTEKVLILKTGKFKENDLWVRFLSATRGVQNAFAFGGSRSRKRFGGCLEPFSQVLFKTGTNKTGTYQVLQEGSLIKGYPEIRSDLRKMGLAANCLKFIESAVIEREGSRRIFDLLTETLDVIEESAPDDFFPLFFRAKVAFEEGYNPDFTICSKCGKPLFSSRPVIFDVEKGLVSCSDCDKGRGGELVSAGTVRTLAWIQDTGPSNWTSLKLPTEIRQECFSIMDRFMAYHMGLVWEGHSYKKI; encoded by the coding sequence ATGGAACTTACTGAAAAGGTTTTAATACTTAAGACTGGAAAATTTAAGGAAAATGATCTTTGGGTGCGGTTTTTATCAGCAACCAGAGGTGTGCAAAATGCCTTTGCATTTGGCGGCAGCAGGAGCCGCAAAAGATTTGGGGGATGTCTTGAACCGTTTTCGCAGGTACTTTTTAAGACTGGAACCAATAAAACCGGAACCTACCAAGTCTTACAGGAAGGCAGCCTGATCAAAGGATATCCAGAAATTCGCTCTGACCTGCGTAAGATGGGGCTGGCAGCAAATTGTCTTAAATTTATTGAGTCGGCAGTGATCGAGCGTGAAGGCAGTCGTAGAATTTTTGATTTATTGACCGAAACTCTCGATGTTATTGAAGAGTCTGCCCCTGATGATTTCTTCCCGCTTTTTTTCCGGGCAAAGGTTGCGTTTGAGGAAGGTTACAATCCTGACTTTACAATTTGCTCTAAGTGCGGCAAACCTCTTTTCAGCTCACGTCCGGTGATTTTCGATGTAGAAAAAGGACTGGTCAGCTGTAGTGACTGCGACAAGGGCAGAGGAGGGGAGCTGGTCAGTGCCGGAACAGTTCGTACACTGGCATGGATTCAGGATACAGGACCGTCAAACTGGACTTCTCTAAAATTGCCGACTGAAATAAGGCAGGAATGTTTTTCCATTATGGACCGCTTTATGGCTTATCATATGGGGCTGGTCTGGGAAGGTCACAGTTACAAGAAGATATAA
- a CDS encoding helix-turn-helix domain-containing protein, with the protein MDLKELGSQLRTERQRQGLTIEQIMEITKVSRINIIAIESGNQKEFPHQVYAKGFIKTYAKALGLNADEIGEEFSKIIESSEDNDLFHDEESQQSQYSTSTKGAPVGAIFAIILLLGFVGGLVYYLHDNSLFGMGQEQQTEILVTEEAVEEAPVPDELNTAVQESSPEKTSTGNISEKTIAQETELAAPDVVEEKQIAPVETSQPEIPVPAILPKNTVVITVKPGEACWLEAIVDGESKEYVIQEGDALSLGYKDSLKVKLGNAGGVVIVSDGKPFTFSAPKGKVKTLKFPVSR; encoded by the coding sequence ATGGATTTGAAAGAGCTTGGTTCCCAACTTAGAACGGAAAGGCAGCGGCAAGGACTTACCATTGAACAGATAATGGAAATTACCAAAGTCAGCCGTATTAATATAATTGCCATTGAAAGTGGTAATCAGAAAGAATTTCCCCATCAGGTCTACGCAAAAGGTTTTATAAAAACTTATGCCAAAGCACTCGGCTTAAATGCTGACGAGATAGGCGAAGAGTTTTCTAAAATTATTGAATCCTCTGAAGATAATGATCTTTTTCATGACGAGGAATCTCAGCAGAGTCAGTACAGCACTTCTACAAAAGGTGCTCCCGTAGGGGCGATTTTTGCGATTATTTTACTGCTCGGCTTTGTTGGCGGGCTTGTTTATTATCTGCATGATAACTCTTTGTTCGGAATGGGACAGGAGCAACAGACTGAAATTCTGGTGACAGAAGAGGCGGTAGAAGAAGCTCCGGTTCCAGATGAGCTGAACACAGCCGTTCAGGAGAGTAGTCCGGAAAAGACTTCAACCGGAAATATAAGTGAAAAAACAATTGCACAGGAAACAGAACTTGCTGCTCCTGACGTTGTTGAAGAAAAACAGATTGCCCCTGTAGAAACTTCTCAGCCTGAAATTCCTGTACCTGCGATTTTGCCTAAAAATACTGTGGTTATCACAGTTAAACCGGGTGAAGCCTGCTGGCTTGAAGCAATTGTTGATGGCGAAAGTAAAGAATACGTCATTCAAGAAGGTGATGCTCTCTCGCTGGGGTATAAAGACAGTTTGAAAGTAAAGCTGGGTAATGCCGGTGGAGTGGTTATTGTCTCTGATGGCAAGCCTTTTACTTTCAGTGCACCTAAAGGCAAAGTTAAAACACTGAAATTTCCGGTGTCCCGCTAA
- a CDS encoding UDP-glucose dehydrogenase family protein encodes MNICIVGTGYVGLVSAACFAEMGNHVWCVDVNPDVVETLKQGKIHIFEPGLEDMVKRNFEDERLFFTTDLKEGLDKAKFVFITVGTPCNADGSCDLRYVEAVAREIGQFMTEPKIVVDKSTVPVGTADKVRTIIKQELDKRGLDIEFDVASNPEFLKEGDAVSDFMKPDRVVVGTEKESTYKEFETLYAPYARSRDKLIFMGTRSAEMTKYAANCMLATKISFINEMAGICEKVGANVREVRLGIGSDHRIGYYFIYPGVGYGGSCFPKDVKALINTAREVGAKPELIEAVDSVNNRQKKMLSRKILDYFEAQGGVRGKTLAMWGLAFKANTDDMRESSALSIISELTAAGMKIRAFDPVAHVKAEEILRDNDLVEIVHSQYEVLEGANALAVVTDWNQFRNPDFEKVKASMLAPIIFDGRNLYDPAYLGSNGYAYFSVGRRPVGEAK; translated from the coding sequence ATGAACATATGCATTGTTGGAACCGGATATGTAGGACTGGTCAGCGCAGCCTGTTTCGCTGAAATGGGTAACCATGTCTGGTGCGTGGATGTTAATCCTGATGTTGTCGAAACTCTTAAGCAGGGCAAAATTCATATTTTTGAACCCGGCCTTGAAGATATGGTCAAACGTAACTTTGAGGATGAAAGACTTTTTTTCACGACTGACCTCAAAGAAGGACTTGATAAGGCTAAATTTGTTTTTATCACTGTCGGTACTCCCTGCAATGCGGACGGTAGTTGTGATCTGCGCTATGTTGAAGCTGTTGCCCGTGAAATCGGTCAGTTTATGACAGAGCCGAAAATCGTTGTCGATAAATCCACCGTCCCCGTCGGTACAGCAGATAAAGTCCGCACAATTATCAAGCAGGAATTGGATAAACGCGGGCTGGATATTGAATTTGATGTTGCCTCCAATCCGGAATTTCTCAAAGAAGGTGATGCTGTCAGTGACTTTATGAAGCCGGACAGAGTTGTAGTAGGTACTGAAAAAGAATCTACCTACAAAGAATTTGAAACTCTGTATGCCCCTTATGCCCGCAGTCGTGACAAGCTCATTTTTATGGGGACCAGAAGTGCGGAAATGACAAAGTATGCAGCGAACTGCATGCTTGCTACCAAAATTTCTTTTATCAACGAAATGGCCGGTATTTGCGAAAAGGTCGGTGCAAATGTTCGTGAAGTACGGCTCGGAATAGGTTCTGACCATAGAATCGGGTATTATTTTATCTATCCTGGAGTAGGGTACGGCGGATCTTGTTTTCCCAAGGACGTGAAAGCCTTGATCAACACAGCAAGAGAAGTAGGGGCCAAACCTGAACTGATAGAAGCTGTTGATTCTGTGAATAATCGCCAGAAAAAAATGCTCAGTCGCAAGATCCTCGACTACTTTGAAGCTCAGGGCGGAGTAAGAGGAAAAACCCTTGCAATGTGGGGACTTGCATTCAAGGCCAATACCGATGACATGAGAGAATCTTCAGCTCTTTCAATTATATCTGAGTTAACGGCTGCCGGTATGAAGATCAGAGCTTTTGACCCTGTTGCTCACGTAAAAGCAGAAGAGATTTTGCGTGATAATGATCTGGTGGAGATTGTACATAGTCAGTATGAGGTGCTTGAAGGAGCTAACGCGCTGGCAGTTGTCACTGACTGGAATCAGTTCAGAAACCCTGACTTCGAAAAGGTTAAGGCAAGCATGCTTGCTCCGATTATTTTCGACGGCAGAAATCTTTACGATCCGGCGTATCTGGGCAGCAACGGTTATGCTTATTTCAGCGTTGGCCGCAGGCCCGTCGGCGAAGCAAAATAG